One Desulfobacterales bacterium genomic window, CAGATTCTTTATAAAATCCGCCACATTTAAGCCTGCCTGGGAGATAACCGCTCTTAGCAGAAAACTTTCGGGGACATTACTTTGTGACTTTATTTTTTTTTAAAAATCTAAAGTTTGAAGGCTCGCTGACTGGCTTATGTACTTACAGACTGCTGCAGCCAAGGTAATCACACAGCCTCTCCACAACCTTCCGAAACACAGCGGCATCCAAGGCACCATAGTTCCTAACGATAATAGTTTCACTTAATGTAAAAATTTTATCAATACGTATCCAGCTCGGTTTAGGCAGCCGGCCGATGGCCATCGATTTTTCATTAATGCCAACCGCCGATTCTACGGTAGGTACCGAAGTAACCGCTAAGCCCATAAAATCACCGTGACTGTCGAGAGGGGTCACGACGAGAACAGGCCGTCTTTTTTTAGTATTTAAATCCGAATAGGGAAACGGGATGCCGACCAACTCACCGGGCTTACATGTCATTCCATACCTCATCTTCCAAGTTATCCCAAACGTGATACATGGCAGGTGTCTGCGATAGCATAAGATGGTCTGTTCGGATATCACGCAATCCATGCTTGGTTT contains:
- a CDS encoding type II toxin-antitoxin system PemK/MazF family toxin yields the protein MTCKPGELVGIPFPYSDLNTKKRRPVLVVTPLDSHGDFMGLAVTSVPTVESAVGINEKSMAIGRLPKPSWIRIDKIFTLSETIIVRNYGALDAAVFRKVVERLCDYLGCSSL